Proteins encoded together in one Coregonus clupeaformis isolate EN_2021a unplaced genomic scaffold, ASM2061545v1 scaf0794, whole genome shotgun sequence window:
- the LOC121559877 gene encoding tribbles homolog 2, giving the protein MDMQVVSGSPESISQSPDPSNSLSDSISSAPLVSRSQPVGVSRPPLRSRNVGNYLLYDPLQENVLRAANAHSGEELVCKVLPVSRYREVLCSYYCLPPHPNIIEMRDVVVGDAHAYLFFPRSYGNLGVMLQAQCRRLPEDTARYLFRQLVSAVAHCHDNGLVLRDLKLNKFVFKNKERTLLMLESLDDAVIMQEGNLSPNCSPGHGDVSGSLWVCAPATDVWYLGVMLHVLLLGCYPVGAGLTQEGAVLTSQARCLIRSALHSNPTLRLSASELLTHPWLSTHAQAYTQAHTPDQTVPT; this is encoded by the exons ATGGACATGCAGGTAGTCTCAGGATCACCTGAGAGCATCAGTCAGTCACCAGACCCCTCAAACTCTCTGTCGGACAGTATCTCGAGCGCTCCTTTGGTATCACGCAGCCAACCGGTAGGTGTCTCCCGCCCTCCCCTTCGGTCCCGCAACGTGGGGAACTACCTGTTGTATGATCCGCTGCAGGAGAACGTACTCAGAGCTGCGAATGCTCACAGCGGAGAGGAGCTGGTGTGCAAG GTGCTTCCTGTCTCTCGGTACCGGGAGGTTCTGTGTTCGTACTACtgcctgcccccccaccccaataTAATCGAGATGCGTGATGTGGTTGTCGGGGACGCCCATGCCTACCTGTTCTTCCCACGTTCCTACGGGAACCTGGGGGTGATGCTCCAGGCCCAGTGCCGGCGGCTACCAGAGGACACAGCCAGATACCTGTTCCGCCAGCTGGTGTCGGCTGTGGCACATTGCCATGACAATGGACTAGTGCTCAGAGACCTCAAGCTGAACAAATTTGTCTTCAAGAACAAGGAGAG gacccTGTTGATGCTGGAAAGCTTGGATGATGCAGTCATAATGCAGGAAGGAAACCTCTCCCCGAATTGCAGCCCAGGACATGGGGATGTCTCTGGCAGTTTGTGGGTCTGTGCTCCGGCTACAGATGTCTGGTATCTGGGAGTGATGCTCCACGTGTTGCTATTGGGCTGCTACCCTGTTGGGGCTGGACTAACCCAAGAGGGGGCTGTACTAACCTCGCAGGCTCGCTGTCTGATACGCTCAGCCCTGCATTCTAACCCCACCCTCCGCCTCTCTGCCTCCGAGCTTCTCACACACCCCTGGCTGTCCACACATGCACAggcatacacacaggcacacacaccagATCAGACTGTacccacctga
- the LOC121559878 gene encoding beta-soluble NSF attachment protein isoform X1 produces MDTSGKEKEAMQLMAEADKKVKSSGSFLGGMFGGSHHKVEDACEMYARAANMFKMAKNWTAAGNAFCQGARLHMQLQNKLDSATSFVDAGNAYKKADPQEAINCLNAAIDIYTDMGRFTIAAKHHITIAEVYESELVDIEKAIAHYEQAADYYKGEESNSSANKCLLKVGHYSAQLEQYPKAIEIYEQVATNTMDNPLLKYNAKEYFFKASLCHFIVDELNAKLAIEKYEEMFPAFADSRECKLLKKLLDAHEEQNCEAFTEAVKEFDSISRLDQWLTTMLLRIKKTIQGDAGDLK; encoded by the exons ATGGATACCTCCGGGAAAGAGAAGGAGGCGATGCAGTTGATGGCTGAAGCCGACAAGAAGGTCAAATCCTCCGGCTCGTTCCTGGGGGGTATGTTCGG ggGGAGTCACCACAAAGTAGAAGATGCATGTGAGATGTACGCCAGAGCAGCCAACATGTTCAAAATGGCCAAGAACTGGACCg ctgctggtaatgCGTTCTGCCAGGGGGCCCGGCTCCACATGCAGCTGCAGAACAAACTGGACTCAGCCACCAGCTTCGTCGACGCAGGGAATGCTTACAAGAAGGCTGACCCTCAGG AGGCTATCAACTGTCTAAATGCAGCCATCGATATTTACACTGACATG GGTAGGTTTACTATCGCAGCCAAACATCACATCACCATTGCAGAGGTGTATGAGTCTGAGCTGGTGGACATAGAGAAG GCGATTGCCCACTATGAGCAGGCAGCCGATTATTATAAAGGGGAGGAGTCAAACAG ttctGCTAACAAGTGTCTGCTGAAGGTGGGCCACTACAGCGCTCAGCTGGAGCAGTATCCGAAAGCCATTGAGATCTACGagcag gtggccACCAATACCATGGACAACCCCTTGCTGAAGTATAATGCCAAAGAGTACTTCTTTAAAGCCTCCCTCTGCCACTTCATAGTGGATGAACTCAACGCaaag CTGGCCATAGAGAAGTATGAGGAGATGTTTCCTGCTTTCGCAGACTCCAGAGAGTGCAAGCTGCTGAAG aaGTTGCTGGATGCCCATGAGGAGCAGAACTGTGAGGCGTTTACTGAAGCTGTTAAAGAGTTTGACTCCATCTCTCGTCTGGACCAATGGCTCACCACCATGCTGCTCCGTATTAAGAAGACCATCCAGGGAGATGCTGGAGATCTCAAataa
- the LOC121559875 gene encoding DNA helicase MCM8-like, with translation MSGEGSGHGSCRGGQRGGWRGGGWRGGGWRGGGGGWRGRPRRGNSRPPSAQRGSSQSCVSQTTLDRLCPYKGWALYFTEGFVESSPYVEKIKVFEQYFTSQIHLYDKDEIERQGSVLVDYKGLVEDKEVCMALPDLANQLREQPETTLNCLGLAIHQVLTVDLERHAAELHGEGLPGGATPIINIPHISARLYNYEPLTALRMLRASVFGRLVCVRGTVVRVSNIRPLCTRLAFTCSGCSHTHTLTLPHGKFTTPTKCVQPECRSRSFVPNRSSPLTLTVDWQNIKVQEMIGGEQREAGRIPRTVECHLTSDLCDSAVPGDTVTITGTVRVSQDDGGSRGKKDKCMFLLYIEANSVSNSKGQKVKEAGGQGSSGGERSSGIEFSLKELYAIQEIHSQPDLLKLIVHSLCPAIYGHLLVKAGLSLALFGGSQKHADDKNRIPVRGDPHILVVGDPGLGKSQMLQAVCNVAPRGIYVCGNTTSTSGLTVTLSRDAGSGDYALEAGALVLGDQGLCCIDEFDKLGHQQQALLEAMEQQTISLAKAGLVCSLPARTSVIAAANPAGGHYNRAKTVSENLKMGSALLSRFDVVFLLLDVPDESHDRRLSEHVMAVRSGKGGASGAVVTRGDNHKSQSSLLEPSDTPLSDRLQVCPGECVDPIPHSLLRKYVGYARRYVHPSLSTAAAQTLQDFYLSLRSHTHPVDATPITTRQLESLIRLTEARAKLELRETATKSDAEDVVEIMKHSLADTFSDGSGGLDFERSVLGVGMSQRSAAKRFITALNTHAQRTHTMLYDLTQLRSLAKDLNIQVADFEGFISSLNEQGYLLKKGHRQYQLQTI, from the exons ATGAGTGGAGAGGGTTCTGGTCACGGCTCCTGCAGAGGCGGGCaaaggggaggatggagaggagggggatggagaggagggggatggaggggaggaggagggggatggagaggaagaCCACGGAGAGGAAACTCACGCCCCCCCAGTGCTCAAAGAG GCTCTTCTCAGTCCTGTGTGTCTCAGACCACTCTGGACAGACTCTGTCCTTATAAAGGCTGGGCCCTCTACTTCACTGAAG GTTTCGTAGAGAGTTCTCCGTATGTGGAGAAGATCAAAGTGTTTGAACAGTACTTCACCTCACAGATACACCTTTACGACAAA gatgaGATTGAGCGTCAGGGCAGTGTGTTGGTGGACTATAAGGGTCTGGTTGAGGATAAGGAGGTGTGTATGGCTCTGCCGGACCTGGCCAATCAGCTGAGAGAACAACCAGAGACCACCCTCAACTGTCTGGGCCTCGCCatacaccag gttttGACGGTGGACTTGGAGAGACACGCTGCAGAGTTACACGGGGAAGGGCTTCCTGGGGGAGCCACACCCATCATTAACATACCACACATCAGCGCCAG GTTGTATAACTATGAGCCATTGACAGCCCTGAGGATGCTGCGTGCGAGTGTGTTTGGTCGGttggtgtgtgtgagggggaCCGTGGTCCGTGTCAGCAACATCAGACCACTCTGCACACGCTTGGCCTTCACCTGCTCcggctgctcacacacacacacactcaccctgccACACGGCAAGTTCACCACGCCCACCAAG TGTGTGCAGCCAGAGTGTCGCAGTCGTTCATTCGTCCCCAACAGGAGCTCCCCTCTCACCCTCACTGTGGACTGGCAGAATATCAA GGTCCAGGAGATGattggaggagagcagagggaggcaGGGCGGATCCCTCGGACAGTGGAATGtcacctgacctctgacctctgtgacaGTGCTGTCCCTGGAGACACTGTTACTATTACTGGAACAGTCAGAGTCAGCCAAGACGacg gcggcAGCAGGGGGAAGAAGGATAAGTGTATGTTCCTGCTCTACATCGAGGCCAACTCCGTCAGCAACTCTAAAG GTCAGAAAGTAAAGGAGGCTGGAGGTCAGGGGTCGTCTGGAGGTGAACGGTCATCGGGGATAGAGTTCTCTTTGAAGGAGCTGTACGCCATCCAGGAAATACATAGCCAACCTGATCTACTGAAGCTCATCGTACA CTCCTTGTGTCCAGCCATCTACGGCCACCTG cTAGTAAAAGCAGGCCTGTCCTTAGCGTTGTTTGGAGGCAGTCAGAAGCATGCTGATGATAAGAACAGGATCCCCGTCAGAGGAGACCCTCATATACTGGTGGTGGGAGACCCTGGCCTGGGGAAGAGTCAGATGCTACAG gcgGTGTGTAATGTGGCTCCCAGGGGGATCTATGTGTGTGGTAACACTACCAGTACGTCAGGGCTGACCGTCACACTCTCCAGAGACGCTGGCTCTGGAGACTACGCACTGGAGGCTGGAGCTCTGGTACTAGGAGACCAAg ggctgtGCTGTATAGATGAGTTTGATAAGCTGGGCCACCAGCAGCAGGCATTACTAGAAGCCATGGAGCAGCAGACCATCAGTCTGGCTAAGGCTGGTCTGGTGTGTTCCTTACCTGCTAGGACCTCTGTTATCGCTGCTGCTAACCCTGCTGGAGGACACTACAACAGGGCCAAGACGGTCTCCGAAAACCTCAA gatgGGCAGTGCCCTCCTGTCGAGGTTTGACGTGGTCTTCCTCCTATTGGATGTTCCTGATGAGTCACATGACCGCCGGCTGTCGGAACATGTCATGGCCGTCAGGTCAGGGAAGGGAGGGGCCTCAGGTGCCGTGGTTACACGAGGAGACAACCATAAATCACAGAGCTCACTGCTGGAGCCCTCCGACACACCCCTGTCTGACCGGCTGCAG gtGTGTCCAGGGGAGTGTGTAGACCCCATCCCCCACTCCCTGCTGAGAAAATATGTTGGTTACGCTCGCCGCTATGTTCATCCCTCGCTCTCTACCGCCGCTGCCCAGACGCTCCAGGACTTCTACCTCTCcctgcgctcacacacacaccctgtcgaCGCCACACCCATCACCACACGTCAGCTGGAGTCCCTCATCCGCCTCACAGAG gcgcgGGCGAAGCTGGAGCTCAGAGAGACAGCCACCAAGAGTGACGCTGAAGACGTAGTGGAGATCATGaaacacag tctggcaGATACCTTCTCTGATGGTAGTGGAGGTCTGGACTTTGAGCGGTCGGTACTGGGTGTTGGGATGAGTCAGCGTTCGGCTGCCAAGAGATTTATCACTGCGCTCAACACACATGCTCAGCGCACACACACCATGTTGTACGACCTCACACAGCTACGCAGCCTGGCCAAGGACCTCAACATACAG GTTGCTGACTTTGAAGGTTTCATCAGTTCTCTGAATGAACAGGGCTACCTGCTGAAGAAAGGACACAGACAGTACCAGCTACAGACTATATAA
- the LOC121559878 gene encoding beta-soluble NSF attachment protein isoform X2, whose protein sequence is MRSARGPGSTCSCRTNWTQPPASSTQGMLTRRLTLRGRFTIAAKHHITIAEVYESELVDIEKAIAHYEQAADYYKGEESNSSANKCLLKVGHYSAQLEQYPKAIEIYEQVATNTMDNPLLKYNAKEYFFKASLCHFIVDELNAKLAIEKYEEMFPAFADSRECKLLKKLLDAHEEQNCEAFTEAVKEFDSISRLDQWLTTMLLRIKKTIQGDAGDLK, encoded by the exons atgCGTTCTGCCAGGGGGCCCGGCTCCACATGCAGCTGCAGAACAAACTGGACTCAGCCACCAGCTTCGTCGACGCAGGGAATGCTTACAAGAAGGCTGACCCTCAGG GGTAGGTTTACTATCGCAGCCAAACATCACATCACCATTGCAGAGGTGTATGAGTCTGAGCTGGTGGACATAGAGAAG GCGATTGCCCACTATGAGCAGGCAGCCGATTATTATAAAGGGGAGGAGTCAAACAG ttctGCTAACAAGTGTCTGCTGAAGGTGGGCCACTACAGCGCTCAGCTGGAGCAGTATCCGAAAGCCATTGAGATCTACGagcag gtggccACCAATACCATGGACAACCCCTTGCTGAAGTATAATGCCAAAGAGTACTTCTTTAAAGCCTCCCTCTGCCACTTCATAGTGGATGAACTCAACGCaaag CTGGCCATAGAGAAGTATGAGGAGATGTTTCCTGCTTTCGCAGACTCCAGAGAGTGCAAGCTGCTGAAG aaGTTGCTGGATGCCCATGAGGAGCAGAACTGTGAGGCGTTTACTGAAGCTGTTAAAGAGTTTGACTCCATCTCTCGTCTGGACCAATGGCTCACCACCATGCTGCTCCGTATTAAGAAGACCATCCAGGGAGATGCTGGAGATCTCAAataa